In a single window of the Rhinolophus ferrumequinum isolate MPI-CBG mRhiFer1 chromosome 21, mRhiFer1_v1.p, whole genome shotgun sequence genome:
- the FOXN1 gene encoding forkhead box protein N1 isoform X1: MVSLLPPQSDVTLPGPTILEGEPQGDLMQASGLPGSPAPQSKHAGFSCSSFVPDGPSERAPSLPPHSPSIASPGPEQGHCPAGPGPGPFRLSPSDKYPAFGFEEGPASSPGRFLKGSHVPFHPYKRHFQEDIFPEAQAALALDGHSFKTQEVLEAFEEIPVDVGEAEAFLPGFSAEAWCNGLPYPSQEHSPQVLQGSEVKVKPPALESGPGMYCFQPPLQHMYCSSQPPFHQYPPGGGSYPVPYLGSSHYPYQRIAPQASTDGHQPLFPKPIYSYSILIFMALKNSKTGSLPVSEIYNFMTEHFPYFKTAPDGWKNSVRHNLSLNKCFEKVENKSGSSSRKGCLWALNPAKIDKMQEELQKWKRKDPIAVRKSMAKPEELDSLIGDKREKLGTPLLGCPPPGLAGSGPVRPLAPPIGLSQPLHSIHPVPGPIPGKNPLQDLLGGHAPSCYGQTYSHLSSGLTPPGPPQPLFPQPDGHLELRAQPGTPQDSPLPAHTPPSHSTKLLAEPSPARTMHDTLLPDGDLGTDLDAINPSLTDFDFQGNLWEQLKDDSLALDPLVLVTSSPTSSPMPPAPPPPHCFHPGTCLAETGNGSGNLAPPSSGASGALGDLHLTTLYSAFMELEPTPPTAPAGPSVYLSPSSKPMALA, encoded by the exons ATGGTGTCACTACTCCCGCCGCAATCTGACGTCACGCTGCCGGGCCCCACCATCCTGGAGGGCGAGCCCCAAGGGGACCTCATGCAGGCGTCAGGCCTCCCAGGCTCCCCTGCCCCACAAAGC AAGCACGCCGGCTTCAGCTGCTCGTCGTTTGTGCCCGATGGCCCTTCAGAGAGGGCACCCTCACTGCCCCCACACAGCCCCAGCATTGCATCACCAGGCCCCGAGCAAGGCCACTGCCCAGCCGGCCCCGGCCCGGGTCCCTTCCGGCTGTCACCCTCAGACAAGTATCCAGCCTTCGGCTTTGAGGAGGGCCCAGCAAGCAGCCCCGGGCGCTTCCTTAAAGGCAGCCACGTGCCTTTCCACCCATACAAGCGGCATTTCCAGGAGGACATCTTCCCCGAGGCCCAGGCCGCTCTGGCCCTCGATGGACACTCTTTTAAGACTCAGGAGGTGCTGGAGGCCTTCGAGGAGATTCCTGTCGATGTGGGGGAGGCCGAGGCCTTCCTGCCTGGCTTCTCAGCAGAGGCCTGGTGCAATGGGCTCCCCTACCCCAGCCAGGAGCACAGCCCCCAAGTCCTG CAGGGGTCAGAAGTCAAGGTCAAGCCCCCAGCTCTGGAGAGTGGTCCCGGGATGTACtgtttccagcctcccttgcagcacATGTACTGTTCCTCCCAGCCCCCCTTCCACCAG TACCCACCAGGTGGTGGCAGCTACCCTGTACCCTACCTGGGCTCCTCACACTATCCGTACCAGCGGATTGCACCCCAGGCCAGCACCGATGGGCACCAGCCTCTCTTCCCCAAACCCATCTACTCCTACAG CATCCTCATCTTCATGGCCCTTAAGAACAGTAAAACTGGGAGCCTTCCTGTCAGCGAGATCTACAATTTTATGACGGAGCACTTCCCTTACTTCAAG ACAGCACCTGATGGCTGGAAGAATTCCGTCCGCCATAACCTATCTCTCAACAAGTGCTTCGAGAAGGTGGAGAACAAATCAGGAAGTTCCTCTCGCAAGGGCTGCCTGTGGGCCCTCAATCCGGCCAAGATTGACAAGATGCAGGAGGAGCTGCagaagtggaagaggaaagaCCCCATCGCTGTACGCAAGAGCATGGCCAAGCCAG AAGAGCTGGACAGCCTCATTGGAGATAAGAGGGAGAAGCTGGGCACACCACTGCTGGGCTGCCCACCCCCTGGGCTGGCAGGCTCAGGCCCTGTCCGGCCCTTGGCACCTCCAATTGGGCTCTCCCAGCCACTGCACTCGATCCACCCAGTTCCGGGCCCTATTCCGGGCAAAAATCCCCTGCAGGACCTACTTGGGGGGCACGCGCCCTCCTGCTATGGGCAGACATACTCGCACCTCTCATCGGGCCTGACCCCTCCTGGACCTCCGCAGCCGTTGTTCCCACAGCCGGATGGGCATCTTGAGCTGCGGGCCCAGCCAGGCACCCCCCAGGACTCGCCTCTGCCTGCCCACaccccacccagccacagcacCAAGCTGCTGGCTGAGCCTTCCCCAGCCAGGACCATGCATGACACCCTGCTGCCAGACGGAGACCTTGGCACTGACCTGGACGCCATCAATCCCTCTCTCACCGACTTTGACTTCCAGg GAAACCTGTGGGAACAGCTGAAGGATGACAGCTTGGCCCTCGACCCCTTGGTACTGGTGACCTCGTCCCCGACATCATCTCCAATGCCACCAGCCCCCCCACCACCGCACTGCTTCCACCCTGGGACCTGTCTGGCAGAGACAGGCAATGGGTCAGGCAACTTGGCACCACCAAGCAGCGGGGCCTCAGGGGCACTGGGTGACCTGCACCTCACTACCCTCTACTCAGCCTTCATGGAGCTGGAGCCCACGCCCCCCACGGCCCCTGCTGGCCCCTCCGTGTACCTCAGCCCCAGCTCCAAGCCCATGGCCCTAGCATGA
- the FOXN1 gene encoding forkhead box protein N1 isoform X2 → MVSLLPPQSDVTLPGPTILEGEPQGDLMQASGLPGSPAPQSKHAGFSCSSFVPDGPSERAPSLPPHSPSIASPGPEQGHCPAGPGPGPFRLSPSDKYPAFGFEEGPASSPGRFLKGSHVPFHPYKRHFQEDIFPEAQAALALDGHSFKTQEVLEAFEEIPVDVGEAEAFLPGFSAEAWCNGLPYPSQEHSPQVLGSEVKVKPPALESGPGMYCFQPPLQHMYCSSQPPFHQYPPGGGSYPVPYLGSSHYPYQRIAPQASTDGHQPLFPKPIYSYSILIFMALKNSKTGSLPVSEIYNFMTEHFPYFKTAPDGWKNSVRHNLSLNKCFEKVENKSGSSSRKGCLWALNPAKIDKMQEELQKWKRKDPIAVRKSMAKPEELDSLIGDKREKLGTPLLGCPPPGLAGSGPVRPLAPPIGLSQPLHSIHPVPGPIPGKNPLQDLLGGHAPSCYGQTYSHLSSGLTPPGPPQPLFPQPDGHLELRAQPGTPQDSPLPAHTPPSHSTKLLAEPSPARTMHDTLLPDGDLGTDLDAINPSLTDFDFQGNLWEQLKDDSLALDPLVLVTSSPTSSPMPPAPPPPHCFHPGTCLAETGNGSGNLAPPSSGASGALGDLHLTTLYSAFMELEPTPPTAPAGPSVYLSPSSKPMALA, encoded by the exons ATGGTGTCACTACTCCCGCCGCAATCTGACGTCACGCTGCCGGGCCCCACCATCCTGGAGGGCGAGCCCCAAGGGGACCTCATGCAGGCGTCAGGCCTCCCAGGCTCCCCTGCCCCACAAAGC AAGCACGCCGGCTTCAGCTGCTCGTCGTTTGTGCCCGATGGCCCTTCAGAGAGGGCACCCTCACTGCCCCCACACAGCCCCAGCATTGCATCACCAGGCCCCGAGCAAGGCCACTGCCCAGCCGGCCCCGGCCCGGGTCCCTTCCGGCTGTCACCCTCAGACAAGTATCCAGCCTTCGGCTTTGAGGAGGGCCCAGCAAGCAGCCCCGGGCGCTTCCTTAAAGGCAGCCACGTGCCTTTCCACCCATACAAGCGGCATTTCCAGGAGGACATCTTCCCCGAGGCCCAGGCCGCTCTGGCCCTCGATGGACACTCTTTTAAGACTCAGGAGGTGCTGGAGGCCTTCGAGGAGATTCCTGTCGATGTGGGGGAGGCCGAGGCCTTCCTGCCTGGCTTCTCAGCAGAGGCCTGGTGCAATGGGCTCCCCTACCCCAGCCAGGAGCACAGCCCCCAAGTCCTG GGGTCAGAAGTCAAGGTCAAGCCCCCAGCTCTGGAGAGTGGTCCCGGGATGTACtgtttccagcctcccttgcagcacATGTACTGTTCCTCCCAGCCCCCCTTCCACCAG TACCCACCAGGTGGTGGCAGCTACCCTGTACCCTACCTGGGCTCCTCACACTATCCGTACCAGCGGATTGCACCCCAGGCCAGCACCGATGGGCACCAGCCTCTCTTCCCCAAACCCATCTACTCCTACAG CATCCTCATCTTCATGGCCCTTAAGAACAGTAAAACTGGGAGCCTTCCTGTCAGCGAGATCTACAATTTTATGACGGAGCACTTCCCTTACTTCAAG ACAGCACCTGATGGCTGGAAGAATTCCGTCCGCCATAACCTATCTCTCAACAAGTGCTTCGAGAAGGTGGAGAACAAATCAGGAAGTTCCTCTCGCAAGGGCTGCCTGTGGGCCCTCAATCCGGCCAAGATTGACAAGATGCAGGAGGAGCTGCagaagtggaagaggaaagaCCCCATCGCTGTACGCAAGAGCATGGCCAAGCCAG AAGAGCTGGACAGCCTCATTGGAGATAAGAGGGAGAAGCTGGGCACACCACTGCTGGGCTGCCCACCCCCTGGGCTGGCAGGCTCAGGCCCTGTCCGGCCCTTGGCACCTCCAATTGGGCTCTCCCAGCCACTGCACTCGATCCACCCAGTTCCGGGCCCTATTCCGGGCAAAAATCCCCTGCAGGACCTACTTGGGGGGCACGCGCCCTCCTGCTATGGGCAGACATACTCGCACCTCTCATCGGGCCTGACCCCTCCTGGACCTCCGCAGCCGTTGTTCCCACAGCCGGATGGGCATCTTGAGCTGCGGGCCCAGCCAGGCACCCCCCAGGACTCGCCTCTGCCTGCCCACaccccacccagccacagcacCAAGCTGCTGGCTGAGCCTTCCCCAGCCAGGACCATGCATGACACCCTGCTGCCAGACGGAGACCTTGGCACTGACCTGGACGCCATCAATCCCTCTCTCACCGACTTTGACTTCCAGg GAAACCTGTGGGAACAGCTGAAGGATGACAGCTTGGCCCTCGACCCCTTGGTACTGGTGACCTCGTCCCCGACATCATCTCCAATGCCACCAGCCCCCCCACCACCGCACTGCTTCCACCCTGGGACCTGTCTGGCAGAGACAGGCAATGGGTCAGGCAACTTGGCACCACCAAGCAGCGGGGCCTCAGGGGCACTGGGTGACCTGCACCTCACTACCCTCTACTCAGCCTTCATGGAGCTGGAGCCCACGCCCCCCACGGCCCCTGCTGGCCCCTCCGTGTACCTCAGCCCCAGCTCCAAGCCCATGGCCCTAGCATGA